A single region of the Drosophila miranda strain MSH22 chromosome 2, D.miranda_PacBio2.1, whole genome shotgun sequence genome encodes:
- the LOC108156811 gene encoding probable ribonuclease ZC3H12C, giving the protein MRIKMNCEVQEQQKPEPQQQQQQSSQLQPQPLSPPQPQQQQQESSDDDDLSTTERQNLEFAKKLGYSDQSIHSALTRLGSEAKQNELLAELIKLTADAPRPATNSNSLTNSNHHITSSTALSSGGVGSLRHIVIDGSNVALSHGNNLIFSCRGIRICVDWFRQRGHRDITAFVPNWRKEMANNNISDQELLYELEHERVLVFTPSRHLDGKRVSCYDDRFILKLAVETDGIVVSNDNYRDLILESNEYRKVVQERLLMYSFVNDIFMPPDDPLGRSGPTLDQFLYSQTQQKMADAQQLCPYGKKCTYGQKCKFRHQQPCPLLQRLPLQASHSAPLHTNGGQPLTSGHIGNNIKINSLVNREPLGRTKSNTIEKVSQQQLCQAFTSQLEVSETATDNQPNRHKKLQRQQPPPAYRLLVPTYSAPLQQQHSLQQQQSSNFHHHQYLTRTPSAPVTDQGLALPLPAHNFSHLSASDSRINEELHATQMPREEQRRLLRYHLSSLFPPHQVHAVLQLYPDETDAKTICAAIINLFPHN; this is encoded by the coding sequence ATGCGCATCAAAATGAATTGTGAAGTGCAGGAACAGCAAAAACCtgagccacagcagcagcaacaacaatcgTCGCAGCTTCAGCCTCAGCCCCTGTCTCCACCGcagccacaacagcagcaacaagaaaGTAGCGACGATGACGACTTGAGTACCACAGAGCGACAGAACTTGGAGTTTGCCAAGAAGTTGGGGTACAGTGATCAGTCGATACACTCGGCTCTAACTCGCCTGGGATCAGAGGCTAAACAGAATGAGTTGCTAGCTGAGCTTATCAAACTAACGGCGGACGCCCCCCGACCTGCCACAAACAGCAATAGTCTAACGAACAGCAACCACCACATAACCAGTTCAACTGCCCTATCCTCTGGCGGCGTGGGATCACTGCGACACATTGTGATCGATGGCAGCAATGTGGCCCTATCGCATGGCAACAACCTAATCTTCTCCTGCCGCGGCATACGCATCTGTGTGGACTGGTTCCGGCAGCGGGGCCATCGCGACATCACCGCCTTTGTGCCCAATTGGCGCAAGGAGATGGCCAACAACAATATCAGCGATCAGGAGCTGCTCTATGAACTGGAGCATGAGCGGGTATTGGTGTTCACACCATCCAGGCATCTGGATGGGAAGCGAGTCTCCTGCTACGACGATCGGTTCATACTCAAGCTGGCGGTGGAGACGGACGGCATTGTGGTGTCCAACGATAACTATAGAGACTTAATTTTGGAGAGCAATGAGTACAGAAAAGTGGTACAGGAACGTTTACTCATGTACTCGTTTGTGAATGACATATTCATGCCGCCCGACGACCCCCTAGGGCGTTCTGGTCCCACCCTGGATCAGTTTCTGTACTCGCAGACGCAGCAGAAAATGGCCGATGCCCAGCAGCTGTGTCCCTACGGCAAGAAATGCACCTACGGCCAGAAATGCAAGTTCCGACATCAGCAACCGTGTCCATTGCTGCAGCGACTGCCACTCCAGGCCTCGCACAGTGCGCCGCTGCACACCAACGGAGGCCAGCCCCTGACAAGTGGCCATATCGGGAACAATATCAAAATCAATTCCCTGGTCAACCGAGAGCCCCTGGGCCGGACCAAGTCAAACACAATTGAGAAAGTGTCACAGCAGCAGCTGTGCCAGGCCTTTACCAGCCAACTGGAGGTCTCCGAGACGGCCACAGACAATCAACCGAATCGCCACAAGAAGCTGCAACGCCAACAACCGCCGCCCGCCTATCGCCTCCTAGTGCCCACCTACAGTGCTccactgcagcagcagcattcgctacagcaacagcagagcTCCAACTTCCATCATCATCAGTATCTGACGCGCACTCCGTCCGCTCCAGTGACGGACCAAGGACTAGCCCTTCCACTGCCCGCACACAATTTCTCGCACCTGTCCGCCTCCGATTCGCGCATCAACGAGGAGCTGCACGCCACGCAAATGCCGCGCGAAGAGCAGCGTCGTCTGTTGCGCTATCACCTGAGCAGCCTCTTTCCGCCGCATCAGGTGCACGCCGTGCTGCAGCTCTATCCCGATGAGACCGATGCCAAGACCATCTGTGCAGctataattaatttatttccGCATAATTAG
- the LOC108156812 gene encoding zinc finger protein 771: protein MRDSEPTDVAPRQNWIVCRLCLTQPKEAMSSIFSDDATKDVTNMIKTCGGVPIKKFDHFPDKICTRCLKVLHISYRFRQTCQQAYKHLQKFVGPIEVEQKADDDFPNAAQEAPVAEEEDEELVDGHYEQIDENMPTTHELAEAQAFTDDMEEGILVELVKEEGVRVKSEQVEEDGIIEELYDVYDPYDGEGEIVADGIYEQEREQEMVEHSLSGLSAEFEYLEHVEQEQEQEPDQDQLTESANEDELEGTNSAEEEFLPAKPLRGLAPKRRINTRAKTATATVTSGAASRGGVRSSPLKIKRGNNDTTTDADVTLTICDDLVRKHGIKTKGGHKILVAGKKEFKYICDMCGNMYPSQSRLTEHIKIHSGVKPHECEICGHCFAQAQQLARHMNTHTGNRPYKCSYCPAAFADLSTRNKHHRIHTNERPYECDVCHKTFTYTNTLKFHKMIHTGEKPHVCEICGKGFPQAYKLRNHRVVHQKRGNTRDPDAALMPYDTANIVGIEM, encoded by the exons ATGCGAGACTCAGAGCCAACAGATGTTGCACCGCGACAAAACTGGATAGTGTGCCGTTTGTGTCTGACGCAGCCCAAGGAGGCCATGTCCAGCATTTTCAGCGATGATGCGACGAAGGATGTGACAAACATGATCAAAACTTGTGGCGGTGTTCCA ATCAAGAAGTTCGATCACTTCCCGGATAAAATATGCACCAGGTGCCTGAAGGTTCTGCACATTTCGTACAGGTTTCGTCAGACATGCCAGCAGGCGTACAAGCACCTCCAAAAGTTCGTAGGTCCCATCGAAGTGGAGCAGAAGGCTGACGACGATTTTCCAAATGCGGCGCAAGAAGCTCCAGTGGCCGAAGAGGAGGATGAGGAGCTGGTCGATGGCCACTATGAGCAAATCGATGAAAATATGCCAACCACTCATGAGCTCGCCGAGGCGCAGGCCTTTACCGACGACATGGAGGAGGGCATATTGGTGGAACTTGTAAAGGAGGAAGGTGTCCGTGTGAAGAGCGAGCAGGTGGAGGAAGATGGCATCATTGAGGAGCTATACGATGTCTACGATCCCTACGACGGGGAGGGTGAAATTGTAGCAGATGGTATCTACGAACAGGAACGGGAGCAAGAGATGGTCGAGCACTCGTTGTCTGGTCTCTCGGCGGAATTTGAGTATCTGGAGCATGTCGAACAGGAGCAGGAACAAGAGCCGGATCAGGATCAACTGACAGAGAGCGCCAACGAGGACGAGCTGGAAGGTACAAACTCAGCCGAAGAGGAATTTCTACCAGCCAAACCACTCCGTGGTCTAGCACCCAAGCGACGCATAAACACTCGCGCCaagacagcaacagcaacagtcaCATCAGGAGCCGCCTCCAGGGGTGGCGTTCGAAGCAGTCCGTTGAAGATAAAACGTGGCAACAACGACACAACCACCGATGCTGATGTGACCCTCACAATTTGCGATGACCTGGTGCGAAAACACGGCATCAAAACAAAGGGTGGCCACAAAATCCTTGTCGCCGGCAAGAAGGAGTTCAAGTACATCTGCGACATGTGCGGAAATATGTATCCATCCCAGAGCCGCCTCACCGAGCACATTAAAATCCATTCGGGTGTAAAGCCGCACGAGTGCGA AATTTGCGGGCATTGCTTTGCCCAGGCCCAGCAGCTGGCGCGTCACATGAATACGCATACGGGGAATCGGCCGTACAAGTGCAGCTATTGTCCGGCCGCCTTTGCAGATCTCTCCACGCGCAACAAGCATCACAG AATCCACACAAATGAGCGTCCGTACGAGTGCGATGTGTGCCACAAGACCTTCACTTATACCAATACACTCAAGTTCCACAAGATGATCCATACTGGAGAGAAGCCCCACGT TTGCGAGATTTGCGGCAAGGGCTTCCCGCAGGCATATAAGCTGCGTAACCACCGGGTGGTGCATCAAAAACGGGGCAACACCAGGGACCCTGACGCTGCCCTGATGCCCTATGATACGGCCAACATTGTTGGCATTGAGATGTAG
- the LOC108155533 gene encoding zinc finger protein 62 homolog produces the protein MKMESNEGWIVCRVCLNNHADSEDMLQDIFSQNANTRLDQMLHICAGIPVSADDNFPDKMCSKCVRCLRLAFKFRQTCQRSHQHISDMLARRGGEESVSSVEDFAAENIFKILEVHTDQLDMSNVKVKDEEEEEPQEETVSFIVTPHEDDVGGEGEGLDAIVYDVTGEDDTETSVDYEDAQTVIEDPETETYTEYEEYELLTNENESTPVHSTDDPAGKSPRTRSRNVYPVEPPDDDMADDILSSDAHSDMVDDKPKTLNRSRASRAKRSGKLGLIALDGAHFEKKLGRKPRDKLSTYICDVCGNIYPTQARLTEHMKFHSGVKPHECEICGRGFVQNQQLVRHMNTHTGNRPYKCNYCPAAFADRSTKTKHHRIHTKERPYECDVCARTFTYSDNLKFHKMIHTGEKPHVCDLCGKGFVKAYKMRLHRVTHEKRGPWKSLETDTENTAKSHGIKDEVPEFLS, from the exons atgaaaatggaatCAAATGAAGGGTGGATTGTTTGTCGCGTGTGCCTGAATAATCATGCCGACAGCGAGGACATGCTCCAGGATATATTCAGCCAAAATGCCAACACACGTCTTGACCAGATGCTCCACATCTGCGCAGGGATTCCA GTCAGTGCCGATGACAACTTCCCGGACAAGATGTGCAGTAAATGTGTGCGCTGCCTGCGCTTGGCCTTCAAGTTCCGCCAGACCTGCCAAAGATCGCACCAGCACATCTCGGACATGCTGGCCAGGCGCGGCGGCGAAGAGAGTGTCTCTAGTGTCGAGGACTTTGCTGCAGAAAATATCTTCAAGATATTGGAGGTACACACAGATCAACTAGACATGTCTAATGTCAAGGTaaaggatgaggaggaggaggagccacAGGAAGAGACTGTCAGCTTTATAGTTACGCCGCACGAAGATGACGTCGGAGGAGAGGGCGAGGGGCTTGATGCAATTGTATACGATGTCACTGGGGAGGACGACACGGAGACCAGCGTGGACTACGAAGACGCACAAACTGTGATCGAGGATCCGGAAACGGAAACGTATACCGAATACGAGGAATATGAACTTTTGACCAACGAAAACGAATCCACACCCGTGCACAGTACAGACGACCCAGCAGGAAAATCTCCCAGAACACGTTCCCGCAACGTCTACCCAGTCGAACCGCCGGACGATGATATGGCCGACGATATACTCAGCTCGGACGCACACAGCGACATGGTCGACGATAAACCGAAGACATTGAATCGATCGCGAGCGTCGCGGGCTAAACGTTCAGGCAAACTCGGATTAATTGCCTTGGACGGGGCACACTTCGAGAAGAAGCTGGGACGCAAGCCGCGGGACAAGCTCAGCACGTACATATGCGATGTATGCGGAAATATCTATCCGACCCAGGCCCGTCTCACCGAGCACATGAAGTTCCACAGTGGCGTCAAGCCGCACGAATGCGA AATCTGTGGACGTGGCTTTGTACAGAATCAACAGTTGGTGAGGCACATGAACACGCATACAGGGAATCGGCCGTACAAGTGCAACTACTGTCCAGCTGCCTTTGCCGATCGCTCCACCAAGACCAAACATCACAG AATTCACACAAAGGAGCGTCCCTATGAGTGCGATGTCTGTGCTAGAACTTTCACTTATTCGGATAATTTAAAGTTTCACAAGATGATCCACACAGGCGAGAAACCGCATGT CTGCGATCTGTGTGGCAAGGGCTTTGTCAAGGCCTACAAAATGCGCCTCCATCGGGTGACGCACGAGAAGCGCGGTCCCTGGAAGTCTTTAGAAACGGATACGGAAAACACCGCAAAATCACATGGCATTAAAGATGAAGTTCCCGAGTTTCTCAGTTAG
- the LOC108155535 gene encoding zinc finger protein 287, with the protein MFCYQDYLGIYIRIMDRLQSLCRICIVNPEDDSLIATGEDFDELIKCCTGIQLSVRPNGLRKICISCELLIRSARQLRSLCQESDEKLKKYESDLELLEAKRNVANEDDISIDSDMEMVHEYLDSYVVTQGSPESTTESHFSVEISIKRASPAPVEQKPPSAVASVKQKPQSTPTLALSPDPTSATEIKPSKAPQFACHVCPNVYLEKAKLTVHLLAHNDFKRHECEICQKGFHQTTSLKRHMNTHTGQRPYKCFFCDSRFADPSTRIKHERIHTNEKPYKCTFCGKVFAYSNVLRGHLKTHTGERPYKCQHCKQSFSQMHHKNTHEKSHRMKDTKDTITVIAVEEE; encoded by the exons ATGTTCTGTTATCAGGATTATCTAGGGATATATATAAGGATAATGGATAGATTACAGTCGCTTTGCCGCATTTGCATTGTGAACCCCGAGGATGATTCGCTCATAGCCACAGGCGAAGACTTTGACGAACTAATCAAATGCTGCACGGGGATTCAG TTGAGTGTAAGGCCCAATGGGCTAAGAAAAATATGCATTAGCTGCGAATTACTGATCCGATCGGCTCGCCAGCTGCGCTCCCTCTGCCAGGAGTCCGACGAAAAGCTGAAGAAGTACGAAAGCGATTTGGAGCTGCTGGAAGCTAAAAGGAATGTGGCCAATGAGGATGACATCTCCATTGATAGCGACATGGAGATGGTGCACGAGTATCTAGACTCCTATGTGGTGACCCAGGGATCACCTGAGAGCACCACCGAAAGTCATTTCAGTGTAGAAATTAGCATTAAACGAGCTTCACCTGCTCCAGTGGAACAAAAACCGccttctgctgttgcttcaGTAAAACAGAAACCTCAGTCAACACCTACGCTGGCCCTCAGTCCCGATCCAACTTCAGCAACCGAAATAAAGCCCAGCAAAGCTCCACAATTTGCCTGCCATGTTTGCCCAAATGTCTACCTGGAAAAGGCCAAGCTGACGGTTCACTTGCTGGCCCACAACGATTTCAAGCGCCACGAGTGCGA GATCTGCCAGAAAGGCTTCCATCAGACAACGTCGCTAAAGCGTCACATGAACACGCACACGGGCCAGCGCCCTTATAAATGTTTCTTTTGTGATTCCAGATTTGCCGATCCCTCCACACGGATTAAGCACGAGCG GATTCACACCAACGAAAAGCCATACAAGTGTACATTTTGTGGCAAAGTATTTGCGTACTCTAATGTGCTAAGGGGGCATCTCAAAACGCACACGGGCGAGCGGCCCTATAAATGCCAGCACTGCAAGCAGTCGTTCTCCCAAATGCACCACAAGAATACTCACGAAAAGTCGCACAGAATGAAGGACACGAAAGACACCATCACAGTGATTGCAGTGGAAGAGGAGTAA
- the LOC108155536 gene encoding transcription factor Ouib: MELVLDMVSVCRTCLQDGDELMVSIYERDQEKDHGGISLCEKIESFSGIQIKRTDDLPTRICLKCRAFLTLAHKFRQICQRSNDFLRDYVCKGVGMEPEAIPPSPQHPAEAEQYEQLEVEVLEEGMWSTDYLIEEEQPPEEVEETAIVLSVETVPAPQPVQTNTNSTGKVYVCDMCGNSYPRKSTLDTHMRRHRNERPYECEICRMSFHVNYQLMRHIRKHTGARPYSCHYCQRSFADRTSLVKHERTHRNERPYACETCGKTFTYASVLKVHYKTHTGEKPHICRLCGKSFARNHNLVAHLQTQQHQNDPRTADYLNTLKAGNTTAVG; this comes from the exons ATGGAGCTTGTGCTGGACATGGTGTCTGTCTGCCGGACATGCCTGCAGGATGGTGACGAACTAATGGTGTCCATATATGAGCGAGACCAGGAAAAGGACCATGGCGGCATTTCACTCTGCGAGAAAATCGAAAGTTTTAGTGGAATACAA ATAAAACGGACTGATGATCTGCCCACCAGAATTTGCCTCAAGTGCAGAGCTTTTCTCACCTTAGCCCACAAATTCCGACAGATTTGTCAACGTTCGAACGATTTCCTACGAGATTATGTCTGCAAAGGTGTGGGGATGGAGCCCGAGGCTATACCACCATCGCCCCAACATCCTGCGGAGGCGGAACAGTACGAACAATTAGAAGTTGAGGTGCTAGAAGAGGGAATGTGGTCCACGGATTATCTAATCGAGGAGGAACAACCCCCCGAAGAAGTCGAGGAAACGGCCATTGTCCTAAGCGTTGAGACTGTTCCGGCCCCACAGCCAGTCCAAACCAACACAAACAGTACTGGCAAAGTCTATGTCTGTGATATGTGTGGCAATAGCTATCCCCGCAAGAGCACACTGGACACCCACATGCGACGACATCGCAACGAGCGCCCCTACGAGTGCGA AATCTGTCGCATGTCCTTCCACGTCAACTACCAACTGATGCGCCACATACGCAAGCACACAGGCGCACGGCCATACAGCTGTCATTATTGCCAGCGAAGTTTTGCGGATCGCACTTCCCTAGTCAAGCACGAACG AACACATCGCAATGAGCGTCCCTATGCCTGTGAGACTTGCGGCAAGACCTTCACCTACGCCAGCGTCCTGAAGGTCCACTACAAAACGCACACAGGCGAAAAGCCGCACAT CTGTCGACTCTGTGGCAAGAGCTTTGCAAGGAATCACAATCTGGTTGCTCATCTGCAAACGCAACAGCATCAAAATGATCCACGAACCGCCGACTATTTGAACACGCTCAAAGCAGGGAATACCACGGCGGTTGGTTAA